The proteins below are encoded in one region of Blochmannia endosymbiont of Camponotus (Colobopsis) obliquus:
- the msbA gene encoding lipid A ABC transporter ATP-binding protein/permease MsbA, with translation MLKNKNYFSTWQTFHRLWPIIFPFRIGLFIAAITLILNAASDTFMLSLLKPLLDDGFGKANKNIFVWMPLAVVSLMGLRGVSGFVSNYCISWVSGKVVMEIRRRLFNHIMGMPVSFFCKQSIGTLLSRITYDSEQVASSSSNALIIIVRESASIIGLSIMMFYYSWQLSLIIVVIAPIVSFIIKLVSNKFRRISNKMQNAMGQLTSSAEQMLKGHKEVLIFGGQQTENKHFSYISNQIRQQNMKMVAVSSIFDPIVQLIASLALAFVLYVASIPKVMEILTAGSITVIFSSMIVLMKPLKSLTNVNAQFQRGMSACQTLFSILDMATEKDNGMIKINRVRGNLTFKNVTFYYPNKHTPSLYNINFTVSTGHTVALVGKSGSGKSTIANLLTRFYNVHQGEILLDNININEYKLSSLRNQIAFVSQNVHLFNDTIANNIAYAYKNCYVDRIKIENVAYMAGIMDFIGQMEHGLDTIIGENGILLSGGQRQRIAIARALLRDCPIFVLDEATSALDPEAERAIQKVFSKLKNNKTLLIIAHRFSTIEKADEILVIENGCIVERGTHAYLIDSRGIYAQLHRLQFN, from the coding sequence ATGTTAAAAAATAAAAATTATTTTTCTACTTGGCAAACCTTTCATCGTCTTTGGCCAATTATATTTCCTTTTAGGATAGGTTTATTTATTGCAGCAATTACTCTTATATTAAATGCTGCAAGTGATACTTTTATGTTATCATTACTTAAACCATTACTTGATGATGGTTTTGGTAAAGCAAATAAAAATATTTTTGTTTGGATGCCGTTAGCAGTAGTAAGTTTAATGGGATTACGTGGCGTTAGTGGTTTTGTTTCTAATTACTGTATTTCATGGGTTTCTGGAAAAGTGGTAATGGAAATACGCCGTCGTTTATTTAATCATATCATGGGAATGCCTGTATCATTTTTTTGTAAACAATCTATTGGAACGTTGTTATCCCGTATAACTTATGATTCTGAACAAGTAGCTTCTTCTTCTTCTAATGCTTTAATAATTATTGTACGTGAAAGCGCTTCAATAATTGGGTTAAGCATAATGATGTTTTATTACAGTTGGCAATTATCTTTAATAATAGTTGTTATTGCACCAATTGTATCTTTCATTATAAAATTAGTTTCTAACAAGTTTAGACGAATAAGTAACAAGATGCAAAATGCAATGGGGCAATTGACCAGCAGTGCTGAACAAATGTTAAAAGGACATAAAGAAGTATTAATTTTTGGCGGTCAACAGACGGAAAATAAACATTTTAGTTATATTAGTAATCAAATAAGGCAACAAAATATGAAAATGGTAGCTGTTTCGTCAATTTTTGACCCTATAGTTCAACTTATTGCTTCTTTAGCACTAGCTTTTGTATTATATGTCGCAAGTATTCCTAAAGTTATGGAAATTTTAACTGCAGGTAGTATTACTGTTATTTTTTCATCAATGATAGTTTTAATGAAGCCATTAAAATCTTTGACAAATGTTAATGCTCAATTTCAACGAGGTATGTCTGCGTGTCAAACTTTGTTCTCTATTCTTGATATGGCAACTGAAAAAGATAATGGAATGATTAAAATTAACAGAGTACGCGGAAATCTTACTTTTAAAAATGTTACCTTTTATTATCCCAACAAACATACCCCATCATTATATAATATTAATTTTACAGTTTCAACCGGCCATACTGTAGCTTTGGTGGGTAAATCTGGTTCAGGAAAATCTACAATTGCTAATTTATTGACTCGTTTTTATAATGTACATCAAGGAGAAATTTTACTTGATAATATTAATATTAATGAATATAAGTTGTCTTCGTTGCGCAATCAAATAGCCTTTGTCTCACAAAATGTTCATTTATTTAACGATACTATTGCTAATAATATTGCTTATGCTTATAAAAATTGTTATGTTGATAGAATAAAAATAGAAAATGTGGCATATATGGCTGGTATTATGGATTTTATTGGACAGATGGAACATGGATTAGATACAATAATAGGCGAGAATGGAATTCTTTTATCTGGAGGTCAACGTCAACGAATTGCAATCGCTCGAGCATTATTGAGGGATTGTCCTATTTTTGTTCTTGATGAGGCTACTTCTGCTTTAGATCCTGAAGCAGAGAGAGCGATTCAAAAGGTTTTTAGTAAGTTAAAAAATAATAAAACGTTATTAATTATTGCTCATCGTTTTTCTACCATAGAAAAAGCTGATGAAATATTAGTAATAGAAAACGGTTGTATTGTTGAACGTGGTACTCATGCATATCTAATTGATAGTCGAGGAATTTATGCTCAGTTACATAGATTGCAATTTAATTAA
- a CDS encoding UbiX family flavin prenyltransferase, translating to MLRRLRVIVGISGASGAIYGMRLLMSLRKYNIESHLIISRTASVTIKQELGMNKSLLYEQADVIYATQDIGAAIASGSYSNMGMLIAPCSIRTMSEINTGVTSSLMSRVADVTLKERRKLVLMIRETPLHLGHLRTMVKLAEIGAIIMPPVPAFYIHPRSIDDIVNYTVDRALNIFGIATEKPFTWSGVTQNYSAHIKK from the coding sequence ATGTTACGGCGATTACGTGTAATTGTAGGAATATCGGGAGCTTCTGGGGCAATTTATGGCATGCGTTTATTAATGTCTTTACGTAAATATAACATTGAATCTCATCTTATTATCAGTAGAACAGCTTCAGTAACAATCAAACAAGAACTTGGTATGAACAAGAGCTTATTATATGAACAAGCTGATGTAATTTATGCTACACAAGATATCGGAGCAGCAATAGCTAGCGGATCTTACTCTAATATGGGTATGTTAATTGCTCCATGTTCTATTCGTACTATGTCTGAAATTAATACAGGGGTTACATCATCGCTGATGAGTAGAGTGGCTGATGTAACTTTAAAAGAAAGACGTAAACTTGTTTTAATGATCAGAGAAACACCTTTACATCTTGGACATCTGCGCACAATGGTGAAACTTGCAGAAATAGGCGCTATCATTATGCCTCCTGTACCAGCCTTTTATATTCATCCAAGATCTATTGATGATATTGTGAATTATACAGTAGATAGAGCACTGAATATTTTTGGTATTGCTACTGAAAAACCTTTTACTTGGTCAGGAGTAACGCAAAATTATTCTGCACATATTAAAAAATGA
- the cmk gene encoding (d)CMP kinase, translating into MIMKIPVITVDGPSGVGKGVLCRAIAKKLNWHILDSGAVYRALVLSAINHRISLKHEQKLAALAANFDIDFMINANKLNILIKGEKNKQDIRNEAIGELASDIAVLPKVREVLLYRQRSFKKLPGLIADGRDMGTVVFPNAIIKFFLDASFEERKKRRILQLQKMGFDVNLNKLITRIKKRDDRDCNRLISPLVPAVDALRIDSTNLSVYELTNRILTHIAQFL; encoded by the coding sequence ATGATTATGAAAATACCAGTAATTACTGTTGATGGTCCTAGTGGTGTGGGAAAAGGAGTGTTGTGTAGAGCAATAGCAAAAAAATTAAATTGGCATATTTTAGATTCAGGAGCTGTATACCGAGCTTTAGTGTTATCTGCGATAAATCACCGCATTTCGTTAAAGCATGAGCAAAAGTTAGCAGCGCTTGCTGCTAATTTTGATATTGATTTTATGATTAATGCAAATAAATTAAATATTTTAATTAAAGGAGAAAAAAATAAACAAGATATTCGTAATGAAGCAATAGGAGAATTGGCTTCTGATATTGCTGTTTTACCTAAAGTACGAGAAGTTTTGTTATATCGGCAACGTTCATTTAAGAAATTACCTGGTTTAATTGCAGACGGTAGAGATATGGGTACTGTGGTATTTCCTAATGCTATTATTAAGTTTTTTCTTGATGCTTCTTTTGAAGAAAGAAAAAAACGTCGTATTTTACAGTTGCAGAAAATGGGCTTTGATGTTAACTTGAATAAACTTATAACGAGGATTAAAAAACGTGATGATCGTGACTGTAATCGATTAATATCACCTTTAGTTCCAGCAGTAGATGCATTAAGAATTGATTCTACTAATCTTTCGGTATATGAATTAACAAATAGGATATTAACACATATTGCGCAATTTTTATAA
- the rpsA gene encoding 30S ribosomal protein S1, with translation MTESFAQLFEESLKQIKTYPGSIVRGVVINITKNIVLVDAGLKSESAIPIEQFYDSQGKLEVKVGDQVDVILDAVEDGFGETLLSREKAKRYETWIMLEKAYEEATTVVGMINGKVKGGFTVELNGIRAFLPGSLVDIRPMHDSLCLEGKACEFKVIKLDQKRNNVVVSRRAVIESENSAERDCLLNKLQENMEIKGIVKNLTDYGAFIDLGGVDGLLHITDMAWRRVKHPSEIVNLGDEVVVKVLKFDRERIRVSLGLKQLGEDPWITIKKRYQEGTRLIGKVTNLTDYGCFIEVEGGVEGLVHISEMDWTNKNIHPSKIVSVGDCIEVMVLDIDEERRRISLGLKQCKLNPWQNFAETYNKGDHVIGKIKSVTDFGIFIGLNGGIDGLVHMSDISWNNISEEEMCKYKKGDEITAMVLQVDAERERISLGIKQLLDDPLNNFLLLNQKGKIVAGKIISIDTKGIKIALGDNVEGYLRCSEISHDYKNMKIVFNIGDVVKARIIGIDRKNRIINLSVCFNQENNGIINASHSSCVNDQQENTRFSNVMTEAFKAATKNE, from the coding sequence ATGACAGAATCATTTGCTCAACTTTTTGAAGAATCTTTAAAACAGATTAAAACTTACCCAGGCTCTATTGTTCGTGGTGTAGTAATAAATATTACCAAAAATATTGTTTTAGTCGACGCTGGTTTAAAGTCTGAATCTGCCATTCCTATTGAACAATTTTATGATTCTCAAGGCAAATTAGAAGTAAAAGTAGGTGATCAGGTTGATGTTATATTAGATGCAGTAGAAGATGGTTTTGGTGAAACATTATTATCTCGTGAAAAGGCAAAACGTTATGAAACATGGATTATGTTAGAAAAAGCTTATGAAGAAGCAACGACCGTTGTTGGCATGATTAACGGTAAAGTCAAGGGTGGATTTACCGTTGAATTAAATGGAATTCGTGCATTTTTACCTGGTTCTTTAGTAGATATTCGTCCAATGCATGATTCTTTATGTTTGGAAGGTAAAGCATGTGAATTTAAAGTTATTAAATTGGATCAAAAACGTAATAATGTTGTAGTCTCTCGTCGAGCTGTTATTGAATCAGAAAATAGTGCTGAGCGTGATTGTCTTTTAAATAAATTACAAGAAAATATGGAAATTAAAGGTATTGTAAAAAATTTAACAGATTATGGAGCCTTTATAGATCTTGGAGGTGTGGATGGTCTGTTGCATATTACTGATATGGCATGGAGACGTGTAAAACATCCTAGTGAAATTGTTAATCTTGGTGATGAGGTTGTTGTTAAAGTATTAAAATTTGATCGCGAGCGTATTCGGGTTTCTTTGGGATTAAAACAATTAGGTGAAGATCCATGGATTACTATAAAAAAACGTTATCAAGAAGGGACGCGATTAATAGGTAAAGTCACTAATTTAACAGATTATGGTTGTTTTATTGAAGTTGAAGGAGGTGTTGAAGGGTTGGTGCATATTTCCGAAATGGATTGGACAAATAAAAATATACATCCATCAAAAATTGTTAGTGTAGGTGATTGTATTGAAGTTATGGTTTTGGATATAGACGAAGAACGTCGTCGTATTTCTTTAGGATTAAAACAGTGTAAATTGAATCCGTGGCAGAATTTTGCTGAAACTTATAATAAAGGAGATCATGTTATAGGTAAGATAAAATCTGTTACTGATTTTGGTATATTTATTGGTCTTAACGGAGGTATTGATGGTCTTGTACATATGTCTGATATTTCTTGGAACAATATTAGTGAAGAAGAAATGTGTAAGTATAAGAAAGGTGATGAAATAACAGCTATGGTTCTTCAGGTTGATGCAGAGCGTGAACGTATTTCTTTAGGTATTAAACAATTATTGGATGATCCATTAAATAATTTTTTATTATTAAATCAAAAAGGTAAGATTGTAGCAGGCAAAATTATATCAATAGATACCAAAGGAATTAAAATTGCACTAGGAGATAATGTTGAAGGTTATTTACGATGTTCTGAAATTTCACATGATTACAAGAATATGAAAATTGTATTTAATATCGGTGATGTTGTTAAAGCTAGAATTATTGGAATTGATCGTAAAAATCGTATTATCAATTTATCCGTATGCTTTAATCAAGAAAATAACGGAATAATTAATGCTAGTCATTCTTCTTGTGTTAATGATCAACAAGAAAATACTCGTTTTTCCAATGTTATGACAGAAGCATTTAAGGCGGCAACTAAAAATGAATAA
- a CDS encoding inverse autotransporter beta domain-containing protein — protein MKIKINYLIVLTISITLNFFNKTYAQQIYFKDTYYLPKKNNTHIQYFINQKNEKRLALNTSTTLNKIFYNKLNINKNSQYYYPSTKIQMSSDFFNILSKMHKDQNTLFFIQTGINHVEKNNIMNFGIGQRIIYNNKWITGYNTFYDAYLTGKNYRRLGVGVELFCNYLHLRINKYYGLTQQLWLYCKKEHKEHVLNGYDINIHSWLPFFPSLLSKIQFKQYFYDKTLKKLDIIKKNKSLLKWIIGIEYSPISIITFSINEIFSNNNNCREKKVCVSVNYQLGIPFTQQAKKSKIMREKINHNDLYNFVIRDNNITLTNFYKIKNGVSCDSNDVFHNHFKQNIIINIPEECVTNMDNCQQGSSLEKSNIKLTNKHFTTSSSTYDKQNNDNDDNNAKYNIDQNQPAHRSNSDDDVKINTTTTSNELKQNKQNKALVSCTDNNKNGNIPPPPPLPTISAAPSIKNEGNFLPSSSKTYLKKRDITQHHNKQQIENNLNYHLQIIKNITEHKKNKFLSLGSEEHLLKLQNLHEKHKKNKFLNKEGNILSKIMNRKSLLGFSDSEDYEEDTENDCFEDD, from the coding sequence ATGAAAATAAAAATTAACTATTTAATTGTTTTAACCATAAGTATCACATTAAATTTTTTTAATAAAACATATGCTCAACAAATTTATTTTAAAGATACATACTACTTGCCTAAAAAAAATAACACGCATATTCAATACTTTATTAACCAAAAAAATGAAAAACGTTTAGCTTTGAATACATCCACAACATTAAATAAAATATTTTATAATAAATTAAATATAAATAAAAATAGTCAATACTATTATCCGTCAACTAAAATACAAATGAGTAGTGATTTTTTTAACATTTTAAGCAAAATGCATAAAGATCAAAATACTCTATTTTTTATTCAAACAGGAATAAATCATGTTGAAAAAAATAATATTATGAATTTCGGAATAGGACAAAGAATAATTTATAATAACAAATGGATTACAGGTTATAATACTTTTTACGACGCTTATCTTACTGGTAAAAATTATCGTCGTTTGGGTGTTGGTGTTGAATTATTTTGTAATTATCTGCATTTAAGAATTAATAAATATTATGGATTAACACAACAATTATGGTTATATTGTAAAAAAGAACATAAAGAACATGTCCTGAATGGTTATGATATTAATATTCACAGTTGGTTGCCATTTTTTCCATCACTGTTAAGTAAAATACAATTTAAACAGTATTTTTATGATAAAACATTGAAAAAACTCGATATAATAAAAAAAAACAAAAGTTTATTGAAATGGATTATTGGAATAGAATATAGTCCTATATCAATAATTACTTTTAGTATCAACGAAATCTTCAGCAATAATAATAATTGTCGAGAAAAAAAGGTTTGTGTATCAGTTAATTACCAATTAGGAATACCATTCACACAGCAAGCCAAAAAATCAAAAATAATGAGAGAAAAAATTAATCATAACGATTTATACAATTTTGTTATAAGAGATAACAATATAACATTAACTAATTTTTATAAGATAAAAAATGGTGTATCGTGTGATAGTAATGATGTCTTTCACAATCATTTCAAACAAAATATAATAATTAACATACCTGAAGAATGTGTAACAAACATGGATAATTGTCAACAAGGTTCTTCGTTAGAAAAATCAAACATAAAATTAACAAACAAACACTTTACAACTAGTTCTTCTACATACGATAAACAAAACAATGATAATGATGATAATAACGCAAAGTATAACATTGATCAGAACCAACCTGCACATCGCAGCAATAGTGATGATGATGTAAAAATAAATACAACAACAACATCTAATGAATTAAAACAAAATAAACAGAATAAAGCATTAGTCTCTTGTACAGACAATAACAAAAATGGAAATATACCTCCACCACCACCTTTGCCTACAATTTCTGCAGCACCATCAATAAAAAATGAGGGTAATTTTTTGCCTTCTAGTTCTAAAACTTATCTTAAAAAAAGAGATATAACTCAACATCATAACAAACAACAAATAGAAAATAATTTAAATTATCACCTTCAAATAATCAAAAATATTACTGAACATAAAAAAAACAAATTCTTAAGCTTAGGAAGTGAAGAACATCTATTAAAATTACAAAACTTACACGAAAAACATAAAAAAAATAAATTCTTAAATAAAGAAGGAAATATTTTATCAAAAATTATGAATAGAAAATCTTTATTAGGATTTTCTGATTCAGAAGATTATGAAGAAGATACTGAAAATGACTGTTTTGAGGACGATTAA
- the aroA gene encoding 3-phosphoshikimate 1-carboxyvinyltransferase, with protein MKRSIKLKPVKKVNGTINLPGSKSISNRALLLAAQAQGITKLTNLLDSDDVRYMLNALQKLGITYYLSSDCKTCEIQGIGGALHKTLRDNLLFLGNSGTSMRFLTAALCLQNNKIILTGEPRMQERPIGHLVNALRQGGSKIEYLQRKNYPPIQVFGGYTGGSIIINGSISSQFLSAILMMAPLADNDSYIDVKGILVSKPYINTTISIMQQFGVEINHKDYRYFYVRGKRYYRSPGKYEIEGDASSASYFLAAAAICGGPVKVIGINKNSIQGDIHFANILQRMGAIINWGSNYIECIRGTLNSVDIDMNSTPDIAMTVAVTALFTKTGTTTLRNIYNWRIKETDRLKAMANELRKVGAIVFEGSDYLSLTPPSKITYAEINTYNDHRMAMCFALLALSESGVTIIEPECVNKTFPCFFEEYSKLIS; from the coding sequence ATGAAAAGATCTATAAAATTAAAACCCGTTAAAAAGGTCAATGGAACTATTAATTTACCTGGTTCAAAAAGTATTAGCAATAGAGCATTATTATTAGCAGCACAAGCTCAAGGAATTACCAAATTAACAAATTTGTTAGATAGTGATGATGTACGCTATATGTTAAATGCTTTACAAAAGCTAGGAATTACTTACTATCTTTCATCTGATTGCAAAACTTGTGAAATACAAGGTATTGGTGGTGCATTACACAAGACGTTAAGAGATAATTTATTATTTTTAGGCAATTCAGGAACGTCCATGCGGTTTTTAACAGCTGCATTGTGTTTACAAAATAATAAAATTATTTTGACAGGGGAACCACGTATGCAAGAACGCCCGATTGGGCATTTAGTGAATGCTTTACGACAAGGAGGCAGTAAAATAGAATATTTACAACGTAAGAATTACCCTCCTATACAAGTATTTGGTGGATATACAGGTGGTTCTATTATTATTAATGGAAGCATTTCCAGTCAATTCCTTTCTGCAATATTAATGATGGCACCATTAGCTGATAATGATAGTTATATTGACGTTAAAGGGATTTTAGTATCAAAGCCATATATAAATACTACTATATCTATTATGCAACAATTTGGTGTTGAAATTAATCATAAAGATTATCGATATTTTTATGTTAGAGGTAAAAGATATTATAGATCTCCAGGGAAATATGAAATAGAAGGAGATGCTTCTAGTGCTTCATATTTTTTAGCTGCTGCAGCTATTTGCGGCGGTCCTGTAAAGGTTATCGGAATAAATAAAAATAGTATTCAAGGTGATATACATTTTGCAAATATTTTACAAAGAATGGGTGCTATTATTAATTGGGGTAGTAATTATATTGAGTGTATACGTGGTACTCTTAATTCAGTTGATATAGACATGAATAGTACTCCAGATATAGCTATGACTGTCGCTGTTACTGCATTATTTACTAAAACAGGCACTACGACGTTACGAAATATTTATAATTGGAGAATTAAAGAGACTGATAGATTAAAAGCAATGGCTAATGAATTACGTAAAGTTGGTGCGATTGTTTTTGAAGGAAGTGATTATTTATCATTAACTCCGCCTTCTAAAATTACTTACGCAGAAATTAATACTTATAATGATCATCGTATGGCAATGTGTTTTGCTTTATTAGCTTTATCTGAAAGTGGGGTTACAATTATTGAACCAGAATGTGTAAATAAAACGTTTCCTTGTTTTTTTGAAGAATATTCAAAGTTAATTTCTTAA
- the kdsB gene encoding 3-deoxy-manno-octulosonate cytidylyltransferase, whose protein sequence is MKFIVIIPARLSSKRLLNKPLININGKPMVIHVVEHAIASGADRVIVATDHLDVVKVIELSQSKGEVCLTKNNHKSGTERLEEVITYYGFSNSQIIVNVQGDEPLIPPKVINRLANSLYENNKINMVTAAVPINSTVEANNANVVKLVLDINNYALYFSRAVIPYISKYDFLCSTNKKNNTKLLRHVGIYSYRVEFIHRYVKWSPSPLEMLENLEQLRVLWYGEKIYVKIFNNLLNISVDSIEDLNKVMLFFKKQNVI, encoded by the coding sequence ATGAAATTTATTGTTATCATTCCTGCGCGATTGTCTTCTAAAAGATTATTAAATAAACCATTAATAAACATTAATGGTAAACCTATGGTTATTCATGTCGTAGAACATGCAATAGCTTCTGGTGCGGATCGAGTTATTGTTGCTACTGATCATTTAGATGTAGTTAAAGTTATCGAATTGTCACAATCAAAAGGAGAAGTATGTTTAACTAAAAATAATCATAAATCTGGTACTGAACGTTTAGAAGAAGTTATTACTTATTATGGGTTTAGTAATTCGCAAATAATCGTTAATGTGCAAGGCGATGAACCTTTAATTCCACCGAAAGTGATTAACCGGTTAGCAAATAGTCTATATGAAAATAATAAAATTAACATGGTGACAGCAGCAGTACCAATTAATTCAACAGTTGAAGCGAATAATGCTAATGTAGTGAAATTGGTATTAGATATTAATAATTACGCTCTTTATTTTTCTCGTGCTGTTATTCCATATATTTCTAAATATGATTTTCTTTGTAGTACTAATAAAAAAAATAATACTAAATTATTACGTCATGTGGGCATATATTCTTATCGAGTTGAATTTATTCATCGTTATGTAAAATGGTCACCCAGTCCATTAGAAATGCTTGAAAATCTTGAACAATTAAGAGTTCTTTGGTATGGAGAAAAAATTTATGTCAAAATTTTTAATAATTTATTGAATATTAGCGTAGATTCTATAGAAGATCTTAATAAGGTTATGCTTTTTTTTAAAAAACAAAATGTTATTTAA
- a CDS encoding Trm112 family protein, with the protein MDYHLLSVIVCPVCNGKLFFNEGKQELICKSDLLGFPVLNGIPVLLEQEARKIVVL; encoded by the coding sequence ATGGATTATCATTTGTTGTCAGTAATCGTTTGTCCGGTATGTAATGGTAAATTGTTTTTTAATGAAGGAAAACAGGAGTTGATTTGTAAATCTGATTTATTAGGATTTCCTGTGCTTAATGGTATACCAGTTCTTTTAGAACAAGAAGCCCGTAAGATTGTTGTTTTATGA
- the lpxK gene encoding tetraacyldisaccharide 4'-kinase, whose product MLSRIWYSTSLYHLFLLPFSLLYGLISTLIKFGYRCGCLKSYKFPLTIVVIGNLTVGGNGKTPMVLWLVEQLQHRGWLVGVVSRGYGGYSKRYPIILNEFSNTDECGDEPLLIWERTGVPIAVSPRRAEAVAALLYKYKLNVIISDDGLQHYALERDIEWVVVAQRRFGNGWWLPAGPMRERITRLSSVHEIIVNGEQTKVGEIPMKLVPSMVVNVLNGKCHKLNILHNVVAMAGIGHPDQFFATLRSSGIFPIKEIVFTDHAIYHEETLAVLTMNNEMLLMTEKDAVKCRKFAHINWWYLRVDVDISRLSTEKLLFSIENSINQYYYRL is encoded by the coding sequence ATGTTATCTCGTATTTGGTATAGTACTTCTTTATATCATTTGTTTTTGTTGCCTTTTTCTTTATTATATGGTCTAATAAGTACTTTAATTAAGTTTGGTTATCGTTGTGGTTGTTTGAAATCATACAAATTTCCGTTAACGATAGTTGTGATTGGCAACCTGACAGTGGGCGGTAATGGTAAAACACCAATGGTATTATGGTTAGTTGAACAGTTACAACATCGAGGTTGGTTGGTTGGAGTCGTTTCTAGAGGTTATGGTGGTTATTCTAAACGATATCCTATTATATTAAATGAATTTAGTAATACTGATGAATGCGGTGACGAACCATTATTAATTTGGGAGCGTACTGGTGTTCCAATAGCCGTCTCACCTAGAAGAGCAGAAGCGGTAGCTGCGTTATTATATAAATATAAATTGAACGTTATTATTAGTGATGATGGATTGCAACATTATGCTCTAGAAAGAGATATTGAATGGGTAGTTGTTGCTCAGCGTCGTTTTGGAAATGGTTGGTGGCTACCTGCAGGGCCCATGAGAGAACGGATAACTAGATTAAGCTCAGTACATGAAATCATTGTGAATGGAGAACAGACTAAGGTTGGTGAAATACCCATGAAATTAGTTCCCAGTATGGTTGTTAATGTATTGAATGGCAAATGTCATAAATTAAATATTCTACACAATGTAGTGGCCATGGCGGGTATTGGTCATCCAGATCAATTTTTTGCTACTTTGCGCTCAAGTGGGATATTTCCTATAAAAGAAATTGTTTTTACAGATCATGCGATCTATCATGAAGAGACTCTTGCTGTACTTACTATGAATAATGAAATGTTGTTAATGACTGAAAAAGATGCAGTTAAGTGCCGTAAGTTTGCTCATATTAATTGGTGGTATTTACGAGTAGATGTAGATATATCTCGATTATCTACAGAAAAGCTGTTATTTTCCATAGAAAATAGTATAAATCAATATTATTACAGATTATAA